From one Aquicella lusitana genomic stretch:
- a CDS encoding YihY family inner membrane protein: MDKSLRPLLYWITILWVAAKRLYNEKYSYQASALAFETLLSMVPVLSVIVYGMTVFPLFTRLITFTRDYIYANFIPASGDIIQKYLNEFTTQATQLPLLGIFFSLLAGLMLMFTIESAFDDIWHPKSKRRRTRTVLLLLAIFIFLPLFIGISVFLSTFLLSFSWVGMWGLTIVLFDFLHLIINTMIFAIIYMIAPNRRIKWSDAMLGGFIAAMLFEFAKKAFALYVIHFPSYKLIYGALSIIPIFLIWLYISWVIILFGALVIHAKQQQEE; encoded by the coding sequence ATGGATAAAAGTCTAAGGCCACTATTATACTGGATAACCATTTTATGGGTAGCGGCAAAACGCCTCTACAATGAAAAGTACAGTTACCAGGCGTCAGCACTGGCTTTTGAGACGCTTTTGTCCATGGTGCCCGTGCTGTCAGTCATCGTGTATGGCATGACCGTTTTTCCCTTATTTACCCGGCTGATCACCTTCACACGCGATTACATCTATGCAAACTTTATTCCCGCTTCTGGAGACATTATTCAGAAATATCTCAATGAATTTACGACCCAGGCAACGCAATTGCCTCTGCTTGGCATCTTTTTTTCGCTGCTGGCTGGGCTCATGTTAATGTTCACCATCGAGAGCGCTTTTGATGATATCTGGCATCCTAAAAGCAAAAGAAGGCGGACGCGCACCGTGCTGCTTTTGCTGGCTATTTTTATTTTTTTGCCATTGTTTATCGGGATAAGCGTTTTTCTCAGTACGTTTCTGCTTTCTTTTTCCTGGGTTGGGATGTGGGGTTTGACGATTGTTTTATTTGATTTTTTACATTTAATTATTAATACCATGATTTTTGCCATCATTTATATGATAGCACCCAACCGGCGAATAAAGTGGAGCGACGCAATGCTGGGCGGTTTCATCGCTGCTATGTTGTTTGAGTTTGCTAAGAAAGCGTTTGCCCTCTATGTTATTCATTTTCCCAGTTATAAATTAATTTATGGTGCTTTGTCGATTATCCCAATTTTCCTTATTTGGCTGTATATTTCATGGGTTATCATCCTCTTTGGCGCACTGGTAATTCATGCTAAACAGCAGCAGGAAGAATAA